In the Pseudomonas sp. DTU_2021_1001937_2_SI_NGA_ILE_001 genome, one interval contains:
- a CDS encoding general stress protein yields the protein MARNQDDRENQGNAGNFANDREKASEAGKKGGQNSGGNFANDPERAAEAGRKGGQNSGGNFANDPERAAEAGRKGGQNSGGNFANDREKASEAGRVGGQHSHGGGRGSDDN from the coding sequence ATGGCTCGTAATCAAGATGATCGTGAAAATCAAGGTAATGCTGGAAACTTCGCCAACGACCGGGAAAAAGCCTCCGAGGCCGGCAAGAAAGGCGGGCAGAATTCTGGCGGCAACTTCGCCAATGATCCAGAGCGGGCGGCTGAAGCCGGGCGCAAAGGCGGGCAGAATTCGGGTGGAAACTTCGCCAACGATCCCGAGCGAGCAGCCGAGGCCGGCCGCAAGGGCGGGCAGAATTCCGGCGGAAATTTCGCCAATGACCGGGAAAAGGCTTCCGAAGCGGGACGCGTTGGCGGGCAGCATAGTCATGGCGGAGGTCGTGGCAGCGATGACAACTAA
- a CDS encoding DUF6124 family protein — MKKIVPDPPVPATQPSPNPPPLNVEEQLSQAWDLLRCASATAFECGDGLHGQPRDLAMATSHLIGLAQSVIGQLIDQWPGARL; from the coding sequence ATGAAAAAGATCGTCCCCGACCCACCGGTCCCCGCCACTCAGCCCAGCCCCAATCCACCACCCCTCAATGTCGAAGAGCAGCTCAGCCAGGCCTGGGATCTGCTGCGTTGCGCCAGCGCCACGGCCTTCGAGTGCGGCGACGGCCTGCATGGTCAGCCTCGCGACCTGGCCATGGCCACCTCGCACCTGATCGGGCTGGCCCAGAGTGTGATCGGCCAGCTCATCGACCAATGGCCCGGCGCGCGTCTCTAG
- a CDS encoding glutathione S-transferase, whose protein sequence is MSEFKLHCFALSGNAYKVALFLTLAQKPWEAVFVDFLNGETKTQAWRDTVNEQGEVPVLEHRGQRLSQSALILDYLAEVTGQFGAQTPEEKQEIWRWMLFDNHKFTSYYATLRFLYGIQKSGETDVTRFLRERARAAYQVVDAHLAKTPFLVGERLTIADLSLAGYVFMPEDTGLDMHDFPHVQAWKARIQILPGWQHPYDLMPGPTSL, encoded by the coding sequence ATGTCCGAATTCAAACTGCACTGCTTCGCACTCTCCGGCAACGCCTACAAGGTCGCGCTGTTTCTGACCTTGGCTCAGAAGCCCTGGGAAGCGGTGTTCGTCGACTTTCTCAATGGCGAGACCAAAACCCAGGCCTGGCGCGACACGGTCAACGAGCAGGGCGAAGTACCGGTGCTGGAACACCGTGGCCAGCGCCTGAGCCAATCCGCGCTGATCCTCGATTACCTGGCCGAAGTCACCGGCCAGTTTGGCGCGCAAACGCCCGAGGAAAAACAGGAAATCTGGCGCTGGATGCTGTTCGACAACCACAAGTTCACCAGCTATTACGCCACCTTGCGCTTTCTGTACGGCATCCAGAAAAGCGGCGAGACCGACGTGACGCGCTTCTTGCGCGAGCGTGCGCGGGCGGCTTACCAGGTCGTCGATGCCCACCTGGCCAAGACGCCGTTCCTGGTCGGCGAGCGCCTGACCATCGCTGATCTGTCGCTGGCCGGCTATGTGTTCATGCCCGAAGACACCGGCCTGGACATGCACGACTTCCCGCATGTCCAGGCCTGGAAGGCGCGCATCCAGATCCTGCCGGGCTGGCAGCACCCCTATGACCTGATGCCGGGGCCGACCAGCCTCTGA
- a CDS encoding manganese catalase family protein: protein MFIHNKRLQYTVRVANPNPGLANLLLEQFGGPQGELAAAARYFTQGLSEEDAGRKDLLLDIATEELSHLEVIGSIIVMLNRGAKGRMAEGVEQEGELYRSLTGAGNDSHVTSLLYGGGAPLVNSAGVPWTAAYVDTIGEPTADFRSNIAAEARAKIVYERLMNVTDDPGIKDALGFLMTREIAHQLSFEKALHAIQPNFPQGKLPGDPQFTRKYFNLSQGEPSVRGPWNGDEFEYVEDPQPAVDGGDGLASVTLSAEEETTLANMKRRTESDPDSLPITGAEMGSGLAQGKAAEQP from the coding sequence ATGTTTATCCATAACAAGCGTCTGCAATACACCGTCCGCGTGGCCAACCCCAACCCAGGCCTGGCCAACCTGCTGCTGGAGCAATTCGGCGGCCCACAGGGCGAACTGGCCGCCGCCGCCCGCTATTTCACCCAAGGCCTGAGCGAGGAAGATGCCGGGCGCAAGGACTTGCTGCTGGACATTGCCACCGAAGAGTTGAGCCACTTGGAGGTGATCGGCTCGATCATCGTCATGCTCAACCGTGGCGCCAAAGGCCGCATGGCCGAAGGCGTCGAGCAGGAAGGCGAGCTGTATCGTTCACTCACCGGCGCAGGCAATGACTCGCACGTGACCAGCCTGCTGTATGGCGGAGGCGCGCCGCTGGTGAACTCGGCAGGCGTGCCCTGGACCGCCGCCTATGTCGACACCATCGGCGAGCCGACGGCGGATTTTCGGTCCAACATCGCCGCCGAAGCGCGGGCCAAGATCGTCTACGAACGCCTGATGAACGTGACCGACGACCCCGGTATCAAGGACGCCCTGGGCTTTCTCATGACCCGGGAAATCGCCCACCAGCTGTCTTTCGAGAAAGCGCTGCATGCCATTCAGCCCAATTTCCCGCAAGGCAAGTTGCCGGGTGACCCGCAGTTCACCCGCAAGTACTTCAACCTCTCCCAGGGCGAACCCAGCGTGCGTGGGCCATGGAACGGCGACGAGTTCGAGTACGTCGAGGATCCGCAGCCAGCCGTGGATGGCGGCGACGGCCTGGCGAGCGTCACGCTGTCGGCCGAAGAGGAAACCACACTGGCCAACATGAAGCGGCGCACCGAGTCAGACCCTGACAGCCTGCCCATCACCGGCGCGGAAATGGGCTCGGGCCTCGCCCAGGGCAAAGCCGCGGAACAACCTTGA
- a CDS encoding ferritin-like domain-containing protein produces the protein MAKSARTTVDDLFIHELSDVYSAEKQITKALPRLARAATNPLLKEAFEAHLEETQGQIERIDQLVENAGLKLKRMKCAAMEGLVEESKELLDEIEKGEVLDAALIGAAQKVEHYEIASYGTLIAMANQLGMKDATKLLKETLAEEKGADEKLTAIAEQGGNQAATLASQEK, from the coding sequence ATGGCCAAATCAGCACGCACTACTGTCGACGACCTGTTCATTCACGAGCTTTCAGACGTCTACAGCGCGGAAAAGCAGATCACCAAAGCCTTGCCAAGACTGGCACGCGCCGCCACCAACCCGCTGCTCAAGGAAGCGTTCGAAGCGCACCTGGAAGAAACCCAAGGGCAGATCGAGCGCATCGACCAACTGGTCGAGAACGCCGGGCTGAAGCTCAAGCGCATGAAGTGTGCGGCCATGGAGGGCCTGGTGGAGGAAAGCAAGGAACTGCTCGACGAGATCGAAAAAGGCGAAGTACTGGACGCTGCCTTGATCGGCGCGGCGCAAAAGGTCGAGCACTACGAAATCGCCAGTTACGGCACCTTGATCGCCATGGCCAATCAGTTGGGTATGAAAGACGCGACCAAGCTGCTCAAGGAAACCCTCGCCGAAGAAAAAGGCGCCGACGAGAAGTTGACCGCAATCGCCGAGCAAGGCGGCAACCAGGCCGCCACCCTGGCGAGCCAGGAAAAATAA